Proteins from a genomic interval of Streptomyces sp. Tu6071:
- a CDS encoding IclR family transcriptional regulator domain-containing protein, which produces MQDALRVLEALSRRAGGARTAELSAETGLDTDRLGALLAMLCGQGYACRLDDGGYVTGESLSLLGGSSLNSECAIRGHLQGLLDRLRDEVNAAVYVGRYVDGEITVTSVADAPETPRVHEWVDFRSTGHASAVGKALLSQLGPEARREHLSRHRPARFTARTITDTRALFSRLEAQTPVVPLLDVQEYAVGTVCAAVPMSTGPTVGCLALSLPARHAHRLHAAAAALSRGSTPVLLSLTI; this is translated from the coding sequence GTGCAGGACGCCCTGCGGGTGCTCGAAGCGCTCTCGCGCCGCGCGGGCGGCGCCCGTACCGCCGAGCTGTCCGCCGAGACCGGGCTCGACACGGACCGGCTCGGCGCCCTCCTCGCGATGCTGTGCGGCCAGGGCTACGCGTGCCGCCTCGACGACGGCGGCTACGTCACGGGCGAGTCGCTCTCGCTGCTCGGCGGCTCCTCGCTCAACAGCGAGTGCGCGATCCGCGGCCACCTTCAGGGGCTCCTGGACCGGCTGCGCGACGAGGTGAACGCCGCCGTGTACGTGGGCCGCTACGTGGACGGCGAGATCACCGTGACGAGCGTCGCCGACGCCCCCGAGACCCCGCGCGTCCACGAGTGGGTCGACTTCCGGTCCACGGGCCACGCGAGCGCGGTCGGCAAGGCGCTCCTCTCCCAGCTCGGCCCCGAGGCCCGCCGCGAGCACCTCTCGCGCCACCGCCCCGCCCGCTTCACCGCCCGCACCATCACCGACACCCGCGCCCTCTTCAGCAGGCTGGAGGCGCAGACGCCCGTCGTGCCCCTGCTCGACGTGCAGGAGTACGCGGTCGGCACGGTGTGCGCGGCGGTCCCGATGAGCACGGGCCCCACGGTCGGCTGCCTCGCCCTCTCCCTGCCCGCCCGCCACGCCCACCGCCTCCACGCGGCGGCCGCGGCGCTGAGCAGGGGCTCGACGCCGGTCCTGCTCTCGCTGACCATCTGA
- a CDS encoding peptidoglycan-binding protein gives MNLIAGPVFEEFQPGAACPCPGCAAERAPAAPAGSRRHRGRTGAPGVRAVLAVAAAATSVLGAAPLAPPAFAAPEPPGITAPESARREAGGTRDGAAGAPAFGRGATGPAEAQARREAGGTRDGAAGAPAFGRGATGPAEAQARRHAGFATAPREARQGGGATASRSAALVRPAAAPREPSATQEGEHPGGYADPDDPSEGPRTPQGSSEPLHTGSDGGAASPGTVTREEIIDRARTWLAAKVPYSMSAYRSDGYRQDCSGFVSMAWDLRSNQWTGSLASFGERITKDELQPGDMLLFHNAQDPEDGSHVTLFGGWADAAHTKYTAYEQTPPRTRSRTTPYAYWTNSSRYIPYRPKNLASGSAGPQSSAFPGAAAFGPGKAGAHVTRLGEMLVARGAGRYYRIGPGPRWTEADRRATAAFQRAQGWRGTGADGIPGPRTWAYLMGGKGGDVR, from the coding sequence GTGAATCTCATCGCCGGTCCCGTCTTCGAGGAGTTCCAGCCAGGCGCGGCCTGCCCGTGCCCCGGGTGCGCCGCCGAGCGCGCCCCCGCCGCACCCGCCGGCTCGCGGCGGCACCGCGGGCGTACGGGGGCGCCCGGCGTACGGGCCGTGCTCGCCGTCGCCGCCGCCGCGACCTCCGTGCTCGGGGCCGCCCCTCTCGCGCCCCCCGCCTTCGCGGCCCCGGAGCCGCCGGGGATCACGGCCCCGGAGAGCGCGCGGCGTGAGGCCGGGGGGACGCGGGACGGTGCGGCGGGTGCTCCGGCGTTCGGGCGGGGGGCGACCGGTCCTGCCGAGGCGCAGGCGCGGCGTGAGGCCGGGGGGACGCGGGACGGTGCGGCGGGTGCTCCGGCGTTCGGGCGGGGGGCGACCGGTCCTGCCGAGGCGCAGGCACGGCGTCACGCCGGTTTCGCGACGGCTCCGCGCGAGGCCCGGCAGGGCGGCGGGGCGACCGCCTCCCGTTCCGCCGCGCTCGTCCGTCCCGCCGCCGCGCCCCGCGAGCCCTCGGCCACTCAGGAGGGCGAACATCCCGGCGGCTACGCGGACCCGGACGACCCGTCCGAGGGCCCCCGGACCCCGCAGGGCAGCAGCGAGCCGCTGCACACGGGGAGCGACGGCGGAGCGGCCTCGCCCGGCACCGTCACGCGCGAGGAGATCATCGACCGGGCCCGTACCTGGCTCGCCGCGAAGGTCCCGTACAGCATGAGCGCGTACCGCTCGGACGGGTACCGGCAGGACTGCTCGGGCTTCGTGTCCATGGCCTGGGACCTGCGCTCCAACCAGTGGACGGGCTCCCTCGCCTCCTTCGGCGAGCGCATCACGAAGGACGAGCTCCAGCCCGGGGACATGCTCCTCTTCCACAACGCGCAGGACCCCGAGGACGGCTCGCACGTCACGCTCTTCGGCGGCTGGGCGGACGCGGCGCACACGAAGTACACGGCGTACGAGCAGACGCCGCCGCGCACGCGCAGCCGGACCACCCCGTACGCGTACTGGACGAACTCCTCGCGCTACATCCCCTACCGCCCGAAGAACCTCGCGAGCGGCAGCGCGGGACCGCAGTCGAGCGCCTTTCCCGGCGCCGCCGCCTTCGGCCCCGGCAAGGCGGGGGCGCACGTGACGCGGCTCGGCGAGATGCTCGTCGCGCGCGGCGCCGGCCGGTACTACCGGATCGGCCCCGGCCCGCGCTGGACCGAGGCCGACCGCCGCGCGACCGCCGCGTTCCAGCGCGCGCAGGGCTGGCGCGGCACCGGCGCCGACGGCATCCCGGGGCCGCGCACGTGGGCGTACCTCATGGGCGGCAAGGGCGGGGACGTGCGATGA
- a CDS encoding glycosyltransferase family 2 protein: MTPTGDDPARTTQLRVEQTRTGTFRRLRGTLPRYDYEHYSRLAGPLTEPDPSRPYRVRYRSLLGQETHRVRAALLLCAAPVLSLGLLVWLLQPAHWTERDYPAYDFLPVLDVVMLVAIGLIELFRCLNVLSNAHATLVARDPVPVVPETGTRVAFLTSFVPGKEPLEMVTRTLEAAVRIRHRGVLHVWLLDEGDDPEVREVCARLGVKHFSRKGVARWNQPKGPHRARTKHGNYNAWLDAHGDDYDYFASVDTDHVPLANYLERMLGYFRDPDVGFVIGPQVYGNYDSFVTKAAESQQFLFHALIQRAGNAYGAPMFVGTSNAVRIAALRQIGGLYDSITEDMATGFEMHRARNPRTGRKWKSVYTPDVLAVGEGPAAWTDFFTQQLRWSRGTYETLLKQFWKAPFTLPFGRFFNYTMMVIFYPMSALNWILAALSCALFLGLGASGVNIDPSVWLMLYGNASALQIGLYIWNRRHNVSPHEPEGSGGVAGMAMSAMSAPLYARSLMDAALRRKSRFVVTPKGDSASPDTLFGTFRVHLFFLAVFGGSLGASFALGHHHPAMIVWASLALLITAAPILLWRWSLRHEGAEDVAGAEEAAGRGAGAVGEKGAPAPVPPPPPTALAPPAAVPGQPRGSARDPRPSWAVVDDDGETVRIGGREG; this comes from the coding sequence ATGACGCCGACCGGCGACGATCCGGCGCGCACGACCCAGCTCAGAGTGGAGCAGACCAGGACGGGCACCTTCCGCAGGCTGCGCGGCACGCTGCCCCGCTACGACTACGAGCACTACAGCCGGCTCGCCGGACCGCTCACCGAACCCGACCCGTCCCGCCCCTACCGCGTCCGCTACCGCAGCCTGCTCGGCCAGGAGACGCACCGGGTGCGGGCCGCGCTGCTGCTGTGCGCCGCGCCGGTGCTCTCGCTCGGCCTGCTCGTGTGGCTGCTCCAGCCCGCGCACTGGACGGAACGCGACTACCCCGCGTACGACTTCCTGCCGGTCCTCGACGTCGTGATGCTCGTCGCGATCGGGCTCATCGAGCTGTTCCGCTGCCTCAACGTGCTCTCCAACGCGCACGCGACCCTCGTCGCCCGCGACCCGGTGCCCGTCGTCCCCGAGACCGGGACGCGCGTCGCCTTCCTGACCTCCTTCGTGCCCGGCAAGGAGCCGCTGGAGATGGTGACGCGGACGCTGGAGGCGGCCGTGCGGATCAGGCACCGGGGCGTCCTGCACGTGTGGCTCCTCGACGAGGGGGACGACCCCGAGGTCAGGGAGGTGTGCGCGCGGCTCGGCGTGAAGCACTTCTCGCGCAAGGGCGTCGCGCGCTGGAACCAGCCGAAGGGCCCGCACCGCGCGAGGACGAAGCACGGCAACTACAACGCCTGGCTCGACGCGCACGGCGACGACTACGACTACTTCGCCTCCGTCGACACCGACCACGTCCCGCTCGCCAACTACCTGGAGCGGATGCTCGGTTACTTCCGCGACCCGGACGTCGGCTTCGTCATCGGCCCGCAGGTCTACGGCAACTACGACAGCTTCGTGACCAAGGCCGCCGAATCGCAGCAGTTCCTCTTCCACGCGCTCATCCAGCGCGCGGGCAACGCCTACGGCGCCCCCATGTTCGTCGGCACGTCCAACGCCGTACGGATCGCGGCGCTGCGCCAGATCGGCGGCCTGTACGACTCGATCACCGAGGACATGGCGACGGGCTTCGAGATGCACCGCGCCCGCAACCCGCGCACGGGCCGCAAGTGGAAGTCGGTCTACACCCCCGACGTGCTCGCGGTCGGCGAGGGCCCGGCCGCCTGGACGGACTTCTTCACGCAGCAGCTCCGGTGGTCGCGCGGGACGTACGAGACGCTGCTCAAGCAGTTCTGGAAGGCCCCGTTCACACTGCCGTTCGGGCGCTTCTTCAACTACACGATGATGGTCATCTTCTACCCGATGTCCGCGCTCAACTGGATTCTCGCGGCGCTGTCCTGCGCCCTCTTCCTCGGCCTCGGCGCCTCGGGCGTGAACATCGACCCCTCGGTGTGGCTCATGCTCTACGGCAACGCGTCCGCGCTCCAGATCGGCCTGTACATCTGGAACCGGCGGCACAACGTCTCGCCGCACGAGCCCGAGGGCTCCGGCGGGGTCGCGGGCATGGCGATGTCCGCCATGTCGGCGCCGCTGTACGCGCGTTCACTCATGGACGCGGCGCTGCGCCGCAAGAGCCGCTTCGTCGTGACGCCGAAGGGCGACTCGGCGAGCCCGGACACGCTCTTCGGGACCTTCCGCGTCCACCTCTTCTTCCTCGCGGTCTTCGGTGGCTCGCTCGGCGCCTCGTTCGCGCTCGGCCACCACCACCCGGCGATGATCGTCTGGGCCTCCCTCGCACTGCTCATCACGGCGGCGCCGATCCTGCTGTGGCGGTGGTCGCTGCGGCACGAGGGGGCGGAGGACGTGGCAGGGGCGGAGGAAGCGGCGGGACGGGGCGCGGGCGCCGTAGGCGAGAAGGGCGCCCCCGCGCCCGTACCCCCGCCACCGCCCACCGCCCTCGCCCCGCCCGCCGCCGTCCCCGGGCAGCCACGGGGCTCCGCGCGCGATCCGCGGCCCTCGTGGGCCGTCGTGGACGACGACGGCGAGACCGTGCGGATCGGGGGGCGTGAGGGATGA
- a CDS encoding kelch motif-containing protein: MTDRAKLRRMRRVGVGAVVVVAIAGMNAPAMYRFGSERYHHYKINRPRYKERNGHWDVLDFPKEYRQNTIHAALLRTGKVLLIAGSGNNQDNFDAKKYDTRIWDPETNTVKKVPTPDDLFCTGHTQLANGNLLVAGGTKRYEKLKGDVKKAGGLMIVHNEDPDAPKTIRTGTKFVGKESGKTFVAKDPAVVERAKKVFDKKTGKFLRTEPGLDRIYVEAEKEGRKYETGSQDNYRVEGLKGDDRRNVYGIAEKLALDKKDFQGIDDAFEFDPVAEKYIKVDPMHEARWYPTLTTLSDGKVLSLSGLDDIGQLVPGKNEVFDPRTRTWAYTKKERQFPTYPAVFLLQDGRLFYSGSNAGYGPADEGREPGIWDLGSNRFDKLGGLSDPDRMETSGTVLLPPAQDEKYLVIGGGGVGESEKSSRRTRLIDLKDPHPRFHDGPSLEKGTRYPQTSVLPDDSVLVSGGSEDYRGRGASDIHQARLYDTRTNTFRRVADPEVGRNYHSGSLLLPDGRVLFFGSDSLYADKANSKPGTFEQRLEIYTPPYLYRGARPSLGKGPAAVGRGGTATYPSKQAASIRTARLIRPSASTHVTDVDQRSVALDVRRSAGGIEVTIPENRNLVPSGWYMLFVTDERGTPSKASWVEVK; encoded by the coding sequence ATGACGGACCGCGCCAAGCTGCGCCGGATGCGCCGGGTCGGGGTCGGGGCCGTCGTCGTGGTCGCGATCGCGGGGATGAACGCGCCCGCGATGTACCGCTTCGGCTCCGAGCGGTACCACCACTACAAGATCAACCGGCCCCGCTACAAGGAGCGGAACGGGCACTGGGACGTCCTGGACTTCCCGAAGGAGTACCGGCAGAACACGATCCACGCCGCGCTCCTGCGCACCGGCAAGGTGCTGCTCATCGCCGGTTCGGGGAACAACCAGGACAACTTCGACGCGAAGAAGTACGACACGCGGATCTGGGACCCGGAGACCAACACCGTCAAGAAGGTCCCGACCCCCGACGACCTCTTCTGCACCGGGCACACCCAGCTCGCCAACGGCAACCTCCTCGTCGCGGGCGGCACGAAGCGGTACGAGAAGCTCAAGGGCGACGTGAAGAAGGCCGGCGGTCTCATGATCGTCCACAACGAGGACCCGGACGCGCCGAAGACGATCAGGACGGGCACGAAGTTCGTCGGCAAGGAGTCCGGCAAGACCTTCGTCGCGAAGGACCCCGCCGTCGTCGAGCGCGCGAAGAAGGTCTTCGACAAGAAGACCGGGAAGTTCCTGCGCACCGAGCCCGGCCTCGACCGCATCTACGTCGAGGCGGAGAAGGAGGGCCGGAAGTACGAGACGGGCTCGCAGGACAACTACCGCGTCGAAGGGCTCAAGGGCGACGACCGGCGCAACGTGTACGGGATCGCCGAGAAGCTCGCGCTCGACAAGAAGGACTTCCAGGGCATCGACGACGCCTTCGAGTTCGACCCGGTCGCCGAGAAGTACATCAAGGTCGACCCGATGCACGAGGCCCGCTGGTACCCGACGCTGACGACCCTCTCGGACGGCAAGGTCCTCTCCCTGTCCGGGCTCGACGACATCGGCCAGCTCGTCCCCGGCAAGAACGAGGTCTTCGACCCGAGGACCCGTACGTGGGCGTACACGAAGAAGGAGCGGCAGTTCCCGACCTACCCCGCCGTCTTCCTGCTCCAGGACGGGCGCCTCTTCTACTCGGGCTCCAATGCCGGGTACGGGCCCGCCGACGAGGGGCGCGAGCCGGGGATCTGGGACCTCGGGTCGAACCGCTTCGACAAGCTGGGCGGGCTCAGCGACCCCGACCGCATGGAGACCTCCGGCACCGTGCTGCTGCCGCCCGCGCAGGACGAGAAGTACCTCGTGATCGGCGGCGGGGGCGTCGGCGAGTCCGAGAAGTCGAGCAGGAGGACCCGCCTCATCGACCTCAAGGACCCCCACCCCCGCTTCCACGACGGGCCTTCACTGGAGAAGGGCACCCGCTACCCGCAGACCTCGGTCCTGCCCGACGACAGCGTCCTCGTCTCGGGGGGCTCCGAGGATTACCGGGGGCGCGGCGCCTCCGACATCCACCAGGCCCGCCTGTACGACACGCGGACGAACACCTTCCGCCGCGTCGCCGACCCCGAGGTGGGCCGCAACTACCACTCGGGCTCGCTCCTGCTGCCGGACGGGCGCGTGCTCTTCTTCGGCTCCGACTCGCTCTACGCGGACAAGGCGAACAGCAAGCCGGGCACCTTCGAACAGCGCCTGGAGATCTACACGCCGCCGTACCTCTACCGCGGTGCGCGGCCGAGCCTCGGCAAGGGCCCGGCCGCCGTCGGGCGCGGCGGCACGGCGACGTACCCGAGCAAGCAGGCGGCCTCGATCCGCACCGCGCGCCTCATCCGCCCGAGCGCCTCGACGCACGTGACGGACGTCGACCAGCGCTCGGTGGCGCTCGACGTGCGACGGAGCGCGGGAGGCATCGAGGTGACGATCCCCGAGAACAGGAATCTGGTGCCCAGCGGCTGGTACATGCTCTTCGTCACGGACGAGCGGGGGACACCGAGCAAGGCCAGCTGGGTGGAAGTGAAGTAG
- a CDS encoding glycoside hydrolase family 6 protein codes for MYGSDARGWRGAVAGVLLASAVLGGCSSGGSGGGDDPAPHDTRAAVGQRPKGDDPYWVNPSGKAATALAGYRAEGKEAEARLVERIAREPVGQWLTPEGAQEEARGFTEAAARADRTALLVLYNIPHRDCGQYSGGGAADGDAYRAWIDKVATGIGDGPATVVLEPDALLHLVDGCTPDEFHEERYDLLKGAIEKLAALPHTTVYLDAGNPGWQRPEALAEPLRRAGIDAADGFAVNVSNFESTERSIAYGKDLSRLVGGKHFVVDTSRNGNGPATQGDPGERWCNPPGRALGEPPTTRTDDPLVDAYLWVKRPGESDGTCKGGPKAGEWWGAYALGLAKGH; via the coding sequence ATGTACGGCAGTGACGCACGCGGGTGGCGCGGCGCCGTGGCGGGGGTGCTCCTGGCCTCGGCCGTGCTCGGGGGGTGCTCCTCGGGCGGCAGCGGTGGCGGCGACGATCCCGCACCGCACGACACCCGTGCGGCGGTGGGGCAGCGGCCCAAGGGCGACGACCCGTACTGGGTCAACCCGAGCGGCAAGGCGGCCACCGCGCTCGCCGGGTACCGCGCGGAGGGCAAGGAGGCCGAGGCCCGGCTCGTCGAGCGCATCGCGCGCGAGCCGGTCGGCCAGTGGCTCACCCCCGAGGGGGCCCAGGAGGAGGCGCGCGGCTTCACCGAGGCCGCCGCGCGCGCGGACCGCACCGCTCTCCTCGTCCTCTACAACATCCCGCACCGCGACTGCGGCCAGTACTCGGGCGGCGGCGCGGCGGACGGCGACGCGTACCGCGCCTGGATCGACAAGGTCGCGACCGGCATCGGTGACGGGCCCGCGACCGTCGTGCTCGAACCGGACGCCCTCCTGCACCTCGTGGACGGTTGCACCCCCGACGAGTTCCACGAGGAGCGGTACGACCTCCTCAAGGGCGCCATCGAGAAGCTCGCCGCGCTCCCGCACACCACTGTCTACCTCGACGCGGGCAATCCGGGCTGGCAGCGCCCCGAGGCGCTCGCGGAACCGCTCCGGCGCGCGGGGATCGACGCGGCGGACGGCTTCGCCGTCAACGTCTCCAACTTCGAGTCGACGGAGCGGAGCATCGCGTACGGCAAGGATCTGTCCCGCCTCGTCGGCGGCAAGCACTTCGTCGTCGACACGAGCCGCAACGGCAACGGGCCCGCCACGCAGGGCGATCCGGGCGAGCGGTGGTGCAACCCGCCGGGGCGGGCGCTCGGCGAGCCGCCGACGACGAGGACGGACGACCCGCTCGTGGACGCGTACCTGTGGGTGAAGCGGCCGGGGGAGTCGGACGGGACCTGCAAGGGCGGCCCCAAGGCGGGGGAGTGGTGGGGCGCTTACGCCCTGGGCCTCGCCAAGGGGCACTGA